A section of the Acidobacterium capsulatum ATCC 51196 genome encodes:
- a CDS encoding twin-arginine translocase TatA/TatE family subunit produces the protein MDNLFTPTHLIIVLVIALLIFGPRKLPELGKGLGEGLRGFKDGIKGQPDAAKQENAAAKTDAVTTTQTQTKA, from the coding sequence ATGGACAATCTCTTTACACCGACTCACCTGATCATCGTCCTCGTGATCGCGCTGCTGATCTTTGGCCCGCGCAAACTGCCCGAACTCGGTAAGGGCCTGGGCGAAGGTCTTCGCGGCTTCAAGGATGGCATCAAGGGCCAGCCCGATGCCGCCAAGCAGGAGAACGCCGCCGCCAAGACCGATGCGGTGACCACCACACAAACGCAGACCAAGGCCTAG
- the dnaJ gene encoding molecular chaperone DnaJ, which translates to MTKLDYYEVLGVERTANDQELKTAYRKLALQYHPDRNPGNPEAEEQFKACSEAYQVLSDPQKRAAYDRFGHAGVNGGGPAAGGFDGSPFGGFEDLGDIFGDLFGFNVGGRGSRGGNSRVQKGRDVRCDLTLAFEEAVFGKETHVTIHRREACGDCNGTGAAAGRGPVTCGQCQGRGQVRYQQGFFSIARTCSACGGSGQVISDPCPTCRGDGRVDKQRNIAVHVPAGVEDGTRIRYQGEGDVGRFGGPAGDLYVVLSVQPHKFFERDGNDLHCAIPISFPQASLGTELTLPSLDGEVRLKIPEGTQSGKEFRVRGKGVPHLNEHGRGDLIVQIVVQTPTKLSKVQKELMRQLSDSLTVENTPTSRSSLFEKVKEIFS; encoded by the coding sequence GTGACCAAACTCGACTATTACGAAGTCCTCGGCGTAGAACGGACCGCGAACGATCAGGAGCTGAAGACGGCTTATCGCAAGCTGGCGCTGCAGTATCATCCTGACCGAAACCCGGGCAATCCTGAGGCGGAAGAGCAATTCAAGGCCTGCAGCGAGGCTTACCAGGTGCTCAGCGATCCCCAAAAGCGAGCGGCCTATGACCGCTTTGGCCATGCCGGGGTGAATGGCGGCGGCCCGGCGGCGGGCGGCTTTGACGGCTCGCCTTTTGGCGGCTTTGAGGACCTGGGCGACATTTTTGGCGACCTGTTTGGCTTCAATGTCGGCGGGCGCGGCAGCCGGGGCGGCAACTCGCGCGTGCAAAAGGGCCGCGATGTGCGCTGCGACCTCACGCTGGCCTTTGAAGAGGCGGTGTTCGGCAAGGAGACGCACGTCACCATTCATCGCCGCGAGGCGTGCGGAGACTGCAACGGCACGGGCGCGGCGGCCGGGCGCGGACCCGTCACCTGCGGCCAGTGCCAGGGACGCGGCCAGGTGCGCTATCAGCAGGGCTTCTTCTCGATTGCGCGCACGTGCAGCGCCTGCGGCGGTTCCGGACAGGTGATCAGCGACCCGTGCCCTACCTGCCGGGGCGATGGGCGCGTGGACAAGCAGCGCAACATCGCTGTGCATGTGCCGGCGGGCGTGGAAGACGGCACGCGCATTCGCTACCAGGGTGAAGGCGATGTGGGCCGCTTTGGCGGTCCGGCGGGCGACCTGTACGTGGTGCTGTCAGTGCAGCCGCACAAGTTTTTTGAGCGCGACGGCAATGACCTGCACTGTGCGATTCCCATCTCGTTTCCTCAAGCCTCGCTGGGCACCGAGCTGACGCTGCCCTCGCTCGACGGCGAGGTACGGCTGAAGATTCCCGAGGGCACGCAAAGCGGCAAGGAGTTTCGCGTGCGCGGCAAGGGCGTGCCGCACCTCAACGAGCATGGACGGGGCGACCTGATTGTGCAGATTGTTGTGCAGACGCCGACCAAGCTCAGCAAGGTGCAGAAGGAACTGATGCGCCAGTTGAGCGACTCGCTCACGGTGGAGAACACGCCGACCTCGCGCAGCAGCCTGTTTGAGAAGGTGAAAGAGATCTTCTCGTAG
- the gyrA gene encoding DNA gyrase subunit A: MADDQNPQLPLGNGSGGDSTGGPNGGAMNLVPINIEEEMRRSYLDYSMSVIIGRALPDVRDGFKPVHRRILYAMHEMGLQHNKKYTKCAKVVGQAMGVYHPHGDSAIYDTLVRLAQPFSLRYPMIDGQGNFGSVDGDPPAAMRYTECRMMRIAGEMLADIDMETVDFTPNYDESTLEPTVLPTKIPNLIVNGSNGIAVGMATNIPPHNLTEVINATIEMVNNPHAGLAEVLQHVQGPDFPTGGFIYGRSGIANAYRTGRGRFLMRAKASIEQLPQGRSAIIVTEIPYQVNKAKLIERVADLVNDKVIDEISDIRDESDRDGMRIVIELKRGAEAQIVLNQLYKHTQMQESFSMIFLAVVNGQPRELPLPDAIRHFIDHRVDVVRRRTAYLLRKAREREHILLGYQIALDHLDHVIKIIRGSSSRADARENLFQFFSGRTITVRDEALAGVKLDPQKYAIDPATMIEATLTLSYRQIDAILELQLYRLTQLSIDELLKELAEVRERIAEYESILASEKKLRSVIVKELEDVRKAYGDERRTQIVDETAELQLEDLIADEQVAVTVSHSGYLKRTPISTYRQQKRGGTGRMGMKTREEDFVQQLLVDSTHAYLLCFTNTGRVYWLKIYEIPDVGAAGKGKSIASLLNLQPGEQVRAIMAVRDLTEEGKFIFFATRNGTVKKTPLKDFSNVMARGIIAIGIDEEDELMGATITDGSQIVFLATHEGMAIRFDENDVRSMGRPARGVRGIDLGKKDHVVGMAATPKDRGVGDDGKACACLILSVTQNGYGKRTDVDEYRLQTRGGKGVINVKTTAKNGKVVSIQLVDDTSELMVISQYGKIIRIDTKGVRAAGRSTQGVRLLNLDTEDKVAAAVVIPPEEAKEEPETGTLLQ, encoded by the coding sequence ATGGCAGACGATCAGAATCCTCAGCTTCCGCTCGGTAATGGTTCGGGCGGCGACTCCACGGGCGGCCCTAACGGCGGCGCCATGAACCTGGTGCCCATCAACATTGAAGAGGAGATGCGGCGCTCGTATCTCGACTACTCGATGTCGGTGATCATCGGCCGCGCGCTGCCCGACGTGCGCGACGGCTTCAAGCCCGTGCATCGCCGCATTCTCTATGCCATGCACGAGATGGGGCTGCAGCATAACAAGAAGTACACCAAGTGCGCGAAGGTGGTTGGCCAGGCGATGGGTGTGTACCACCCCCACGGCGACTCTGCCATTTATGACACGCTGGTGCGCCTGGCGCAGCCCTTCAGCCTTCGCTATCCGATGATCGATGGCCAGGGCAACTTCGGGTCAGTGGACGGCGATCCGCCGGCAGCGATGCGCTATACCGAGTGCCGCATGATGCGCATTGCCGGGGAGATGCTGGCCGATATCGACATGGAGACGGTGGACTTTACCCCGAACTATGACGAGTCGACGCTCGAGCCCACCGTGCTGCCCACAAAGATTCCCAACCTGATCGTGAACGGCTCGAATGGCATCGCGGTCGGCATGGCGACGAATATTCCGCCGCACAACCTGACCGAGGTGATCAACGCCACGATCGAGATGGTGAACAATCCGCATGCCGGGCTGGCCGAAGTGCTCCAGCACGTGCAGGGGCCGGACTTCCCGACGGGCGGATTTATCTATGGGCGCAGCGGCATTGCCAATGCTTACCGGACTGGGCGCGGCCGCTTCCTGATGCGGGCCAAGGCCTCGATTGAGCAGTTGCCGCAGGGCCGCAGCGCGATCATCGTGACCGAGATTCCTTACCAGGTGAACAAGGCCAAGCTCATTGAGCGCGTGGCCGACCTGGTGAACGACAAGGTGATTGACGAGATCTCGGACATTCGCGATGAGAGCGACCGCGACGGCATGCGCATTGTGATCGAGCTGAAGCGCGGCGCCGAAGCGCAGATTGTGCTCAACCAGCTTTACAAGCACACGCAGATGCAGGAGAGCTTCTCGATGATCTTTCTGGCCGTGGTCAATGGCCAGCCGCGCGAGCTGCCTCTGCCGGATGCGATTCGCCACTTTATCGATCACCGCGTCGATGTGGTGCGCCGCCGCACGGCCTACCTGCTGCGCAAGGCGCGCGAGCGCGAGCATATTCTGCTCGGCTACCAGATTGCGCTCGACCATCTCGATCACGTCATCAAGATCATTCGCGGGTCGAGCTCCCGCGCCGACGCACGCGAGAACCTCTTCCAGTTCTTCTCAGGCCGCACGATCACGGTGCGCGACGAGGCGCTGGCCGGGGTCAAGCTCGATCCTCAGAAGTATGCGATTGACCCGGCCACGATGATCGAGGCCACGCTGACATTGAGCTATCGCCAGATTGACGCGATCCTCGAACTGCAGCTCTACCGCCTCACCCAGCTCTCGATTGACGAGCTGCTCAAGGAACTGGCCGAAGTTCGCGAGCGCATTGCCGAGTACGAGTCGATTCTGGCCTCGGAGAAGAAGCTGCGTTCGGTCATCGTGAAGGAGCTCGAAGACGTTCGCAAGGCCTACGGCGATGAGCGCCGCACGCAGATTGTGGACGAGACCGCCGAGTTGCAGCTCGAAGACCTGATTGCCGATGAGCAGGTGGCGGTGACGGTTTCGCACTCCGGCTACCTGAAGCGGACGCCCATCTCGACCTACCGCCAGCAGAAGCGCGGCGGCACGGGCCGCATGGGCATGAAGACGCGCGAAGAAGACTTTGTGCAGCAGTTGCTGGTGGACTCCACACACGCCTACCTGCTGTGCTTCACCAACACGGGACGCGTGTACTGGCTCAAGATTTACGAGATTCCTGACGTGGGCGCGGCCGGCAAGGGCAAGTCGATTGCCAGCCTGCTCAACCTGCAGCCGGGCGAGCAGGTGCGCGCCATCATGGCCGTGCGCGACCTCACGGAAGAGGGCAAGTTCATCTTCTTTGCGACGCGCAACGGCACGGTGAAGAAGACGCCGCTCAAGGACTTCTCCAATGTCATGGCGCGCGGCATCATCGCCATCGGCATTGACGAAGAAGATGAGCTGATGGGCGCGACGATTACCGATGGCAGCCAGATCGTTTTTCTGGCGACGCACGAAGGCATGGCGATTCGCTTTGATGAGAACGATGTGCGCTCGATGGGCCGGCCGGCCCGCGGCGTGCGCGGCATCGACCTCGGCAAAAAGGATCACGTGGTCGGCATGGCCGCCACGCCCAAGGATCGCGGCGTGGGCGATGATGGCAAGGCCTGCGCCTGTCTGATTCTGAGCGTGACCCAAAATGGCTACGGCAAGCGCACCGATGTGGATGAGTACCGTCTGCAGACCCGCGGCGGCAAGGGCGTAATCAACGTGAAGACGACGGCCAAGAACGGCAAGGTCGTCTCGATTCAACTGGTGGATGACACCTCGGAGCTGATGGTGATCAGCCAGTACGGCAAGATCATCCGCATTGACACCAAGGGCGTGCGCGCGGCCGGACGCTCGACGCAGGGCGTGCGCCTGCTGAATCTGGATACGGAAGACAAGGTGGCCGCGGCCGTCGTGATTCCGCCGGAAGAGGCCAAGGAAGAGCCGGAGACCGGCACGCTGCTGCAGTAA
- a CDS encoding Fic family protein — MFYFLIYDSPVMRGLQGRFLKQLPKSEEPFNAFFPSPLPPDPPIQWTPEIRNALSRADSMLGRLDGISRVLPDTNLFISFYSRKEAVLSSQIEGTQSTLSELLLFEADEFFPEHQQEIREVFNYLDAMRHGLERLQGGFPLSLRLIREMHERLLRTGRGSDKTPGEFRTTQNWFGGSRPGNATYVPPPVNEMHDALNAFEKFLHDGQQEFPTLIHAAMLHLQFESIHPFLDGNGRMGRLLVTLLLVERQVLSEPLLYPSLYLKRNRTRYYELLQQVRLEGNWEQWIEFFLEAIAVTAEQAVELSKRVLQLFRADEGRLTNKGVKQASLLLVLKSLQYTPFTTANQLVRQTRLSLPTVNRALEELIRLNILHEISGRNRNRVYRYTEYVAMLNEGTEL, encoded by the coding sequence ATGTTCTATTTTTTAATTTACGATAGCCCTGTGATGCGAGGCTTACAGGGCCGGTTCTTAAAGCAACTCCCGAAGTCGGAGGAACCCTTCAACGCCTTCTTCCCTTCGCCGCTGCCTCCTGATCCTCCAATCCAGTGGACTCCAGAGATTCGCAACGCGCTTTCAAGAGCAGACAGTATGCTGGGTCGCCTGGACGGCATCAGCAGGGTTCTTCCGGATACCAATCTCTTCATCTCGTTCTACAGCAGAAAAGAGGCTGTGCTCTCCTCTCAAATTGAGGGAACGCAATCCACCCTTTCCGAATTGCTCTTGTTTGAGGCAGATGAATTTTTCCCCGAGCATCAGCAGGAGATTCGCGAGGTATTCAACTATCTGGACGCCATGCGGCATGGTCTGGAGCGCCTACAGGGTGGATTTCCTCTGTCGCTTCGATTGATACGGGAAATGCATGAGCGGCTCTTGCGAACCGGCCGGGGGAGCGACAAGACTCCGGGCGAATTCCGAACGACGCAGAACTGGTTTGGCGGCAGCCGGCCGGGCAATGCAACCTACGTTCCTCCGCCTGTGAATGAAATGCACGATGCATTGAATGCATTCGAAAAGTTTCTCCATGACGGCCAGCAGGAGTTCCCAACGCTGATTCATGCGGCCATGCTGCACCTGCAGTTTGAGTCCATCCACCCGTTTCTGGATGGGAATGGAAGAATGGGCAGATTGCTGGTAACTCTTCTCCTCGTCGAACGGCAGGTATTGTCGGAGCCACTGCTCTATCCATCGCTCTATCTCAAACGAAACCGGACCCGCTACTACGAACTTCTACAGCAGGTTCGCTTGGAGGGTAACTGGGAGCAGTGGATCGAGTTTTTTCTTGAAGCGATCGCGGTTACGGCTGAACAGGCCGTGGAACTCTCAAAACGGGTGCTGCAATTATTTCGCGCAGATGAAGGCCGGCTTACCAACAAAGGAGTCAAGCAGGCATCCCTGCTATTGGTTTTGAAATCCTTGCAGTACACGCCCTTCACAACGGCGAATCAATTAGTGCGGCAGACCAGGCTCAGCCTGCCCACAGTGAACCGCGCCCTCGAAGAGTTGATTCGTTTGAACATTCTTCATGAAATCAGCGGGCGCAATCGAAATAGGGTGTATCGCTACACGGAATACGTCGCAATGTTGAACGAGGGTACAGAACTCTAG
- a CDS encoding nucleotide exchange factor GrpE — MSRKLHEEELTPEGMDAAQNADPAGDPVSENEGALPAAEPQAQILQEEVERLRAERDAALADREAFQDRLARLQAEFDNARKREAKERSEFRDYSVASTAEAFLPVLDNFQLALASTGTAEQLRMGVELIVKQMDEALRSLSIIPIETVGAQFDPRVHEALEMVEREDVPDHQVIEEVRRGYRIRERLMRPALVRIASNSKQTQA, encoded by the coding sequence ATGAGCCGTAAATTGCACGAAGAAGAACTGACTCCGGAAGGCATGGACGCCGCACAGAACGCAGATCCAGCCGGCGATCCGGTAAGCGAGAACGAAGGCGCGCTACCTGCCGCCGAGCCACAGGCACAGATTTTGCAGGAAGAGGTCGAGCGCCTGCGCGCTGAGCGCGATGCGGCGCTGGCCGACCGCGAGGCCTTTCAGGATCGCCTGGCGCGCCTGCAGGCGGAGTTTGACAATGCCCGCAAGCGCGAGGCCAAGGAACGCAGCGAGTTCCGCGACTACTCCGTGGCGAGCACGGCAGAGGCATTTTTGCCGGTGCTGGACAACTTTCAACTGGCGCTGGCCTCGACCGGCACGGCCGAGCAGTTGCGCATGGGCGTCGAGCTGATTGTGAAGCAGATGGATGAGGCGCTGCGTTCGCTTTCAATTATCCCCATCGAGACGGTGGGCGCGCAGTTTGATCCGCGCGTGCATGAAGCGCTCGAAATGGTGGAGCGCGAGGACGTGCCCGATCATCAGGTAATTGAGGAAGTTCGCCGCGGCTACCGCATCCGGGAGCGCCTGATGCGCCCGGCGTTGGTGCGCATCGCGAGCAACTCCAAACAGACACAGGCATGA
- a CDS encoding zinc-dependent alcohol dehydrogenase family protein: MPKIVRFHALGGPENLRIEEAATQQPGEGEVRLRVQAVGLNRAESMYYHGYYLEQPALPSRIGYEVSGIVEAVGTGVDAEWVGQRVSTVPGFSQNRYGSLGEEAIVPAYSVQRYPEKLSPVEGAAIWMQYLTAYGALVPLGKIGKGDFVLITAASSSVGLAAIQIVKAEGAVAIATTRTSAKKAELLALGADHVIATEEEDLPARVHEITGGKGARVIFDPVAGPYVEKLAEAAADHGIIIEYGALSMGPTPFPLIPALHKGLTVRGYTLHEFTLDPAKLGEAVRYVNERLNDGRLTLKIAKVFPFEKTVEAYQYLESNQQIGKIVIQVSE; this comes from the coding sequence ATGCCGAAGATTGTTCGCTTTCATGCATTGGGAGGCCCGGAAAACCTGCGCATCGAAGAAGCCGCGACGCAGCAGCCGGGCGAAGGAGAAGTTCGTTTGCGCGTGCAGGCCGTGGGCCTGAATCGCGCCGAGTCGATGTACTATCACGGCTACTATCTGGAGCAGCCGGCGCTGCCCTCGCGGATCGGCTACGAAGTTTCGGGCATCGTCGAGGCAGTGGGTACCGGTGTCGATGCCGAGTGGGTGGGCCAGCGTGTTTCCACCGTACCGGGCTTTTCGCAGAACCGCTACGGCTCGCTTGGCGAAGAAGCCATTGTGCCCGCTTACAGCGTGCAGCGCTACCCGGAGAAGCTATCTCCGGTGGAAGGTGCGGCCATCTGGATGCAGTACCTGACCGCCTACGGCGCGCTGGTGCCGCTGGGCAAAATTGGCAAGGGCGACTTCGTGCTCATCACTGCAGCATCGAGCAGCGTGGGCCTGGCGGCGATTCAGATCGTTAAGGCAGAAGGTGCGGTTGCCATTGCCACCACCCGCACCTCGGCCAAGAAAGCGGAACTGCTCGCGCTCGGCGCGGACCATGTGATCGCCACGGAAGAAGAAGATTTGCCCGCGCGCGTGCACGAAATTACAGGCGGCAAGGGAGCTCGGGTGATCTTTGATCCCGTCGCCGGGCCCTATGTGGAGAAGCTGGCCGAAGCCGCTGCCGACCATGGAATCATCATCGAGTATGGCGCGCTGTCGATGGGGCCCACACCGTTTCCGCTCATTCCGGCGCTGCACAAGGGCTTGACAGTGCGCGGTTACACGCTGCATGAGTTCACGCTTGACCCGGCAAAGCTGGGCGAGGCGGTGCGCTATGTTAACGAGCGGCTGAACGACGGACGCCTTACGTTGAAGATCGCGAAGGTCTTTCCGTTTGAAAAGACGGTCGAGGCTTATCAGTACCTGGAATCGAACCAGCAGATCGGCAAGATCGTGATTCAGGTGAGCGAATAG
- a CDS encoding molybdopterin-dependent oxidoreductase, translated as MSRMNRRKFLTAGVAATAGVGGLALAGKLADRFGLIPPDAGTLYGPGETLSYATQRLFERNALAREFSPSQITRPPFRNEIAPALTPEYFQMERNGFRDWRLKVDGLVAEPASFSVSDIRALPARSQVTMLSCEEGWSYIGEWTGAPLSHLLKAVGVKPEARYVVYRSFQGQWDWDSIDMYEAMHPQTLIAYGINGSDMTPLTGAPLRLRLPRQIGYKSVEFLSQITVVSSLKGYGKGSGAADGGYAWFAGI; from the coding sequence ATGAGCCGGATGAATCGCCGCAAATTTCTTACCGCGGGCGTGGCCGCCACTGCGGGAGTCGGAGGTCTGGCCCTCGCCGGCAAGTTGGCGGACAGGTTTGGGTTGATTCCGCCCGATGCCGGCACGCTCTATGGTCCGGGAGAGACGCTCAGCTACGCCACGCAGCGGCTCTTTGAGCGCAATGCCCTGGCCCGTGAATTTTCGCCCAGCCAGATTACGCGGCCACCGTTTCGCAATGAGATCGCTCCCGCCCTCACTCCGGAGTATTTCCAGATGGAGAGGAATGGCTTTCGCGATTGGCGTCTCAAGGTGGATGGCCTGGTCGCCGAACCTGCCTCTTTCTCCGTGTCAGACATTCGCGCTCTGCCTGCGCGCTCCCAAGTCACCATGCTCTCCTGCGAGGAGGGATGGTCTTACATCGGAGAATGGACCGGCGCACCGCTCTCGCATCTACTGAAGGCTGTGGGTGTCAAACCCGAAGCACGCTACGTCGTCTACCGTTCCTTTCAGGGGCAGTGGGACTGGGACAGCATCGACATGTACGAGGCGATGCATCCGCAGACCCTGATTGCTTATGGCATCAATGGCAGTGACATGACCCCGCTCACCGGTGCTCCCTTGCGCCTGCGCCTGCCGCGTCAGATCGGCTACAAAAGCGTCGAATTTCTCTCGCAGATTACCGTGGTCAGCAGCCTTAAGGGCTACGGTAAGGGATCAGGCGCGGCCGATGGCGGCTATGCCTGGTTTGCCGGTATCTGA
- the hrcA gene encoding heat-inducible transcriptional repressor HrcA encodes MAPETRISPRERLVLTSIIEHYIETGDPVSSQAVARDFAHRNGMSSATIRNVMASLAENGLLEQPHTSAGRIPTPRAFRYYVEHLGAVGALAGHIVGAPLGQQPVALSDNRREQIDESFSGVHTSQQFLERTSHVLALLSSGVGIAFAALRETHALEHIHFSRLAPNRVLAVVVTVSGVVLDRMLLLDHDLSSAELEVSSRFLNENFHGWPIDSIRTELNTRLESERNEYDRLMQSLRELHRKGALDNAAEPVIFVEGVGNLLDHEADRDRLRAMLAALETKQRLIELLTAYLDARQKNVRVVVGLEEAMPEMENLVLIGAPARVGEESMGTVAVLAPTRIHYQETIGAVSYIAQLSARLLQPPQ; translated from the coding sequence ATGGCACCGGAAACCCGCATCAGCCCTCGCGAGCGGCTGGTGCTCACCTCGATCATCGAGCATTACATCGAAACCGGCGATCCGGTGTCGTCGCAGGCGGTTGCGCGCGATTTTGCGCATCGCAACGGGATGAGTTCGGCGACGATTCGCAATGTGATGGCTTCGCTGGCGGAGAACGGCCTGCTGGAGCAGCCGCATACGTCCGCAGGGCGCATTCCGACGCCGCGCGCTTTCCGCTACTACGTGGAGCATCTGGGCGCGGTGGGCGCGCTGGCTGGTCATATCGTGGGCGCTCCTCTGGGACAACAGCCCGTGGCGCTCTCTGACAACCGGCGCGAACAGATTGATGAGAGCTTTTCGGGCGTCCACACGAGCCAGCAGTTTCTGGAGCGCACCTCACACGTGCTGGCGCTGCTCTCGAGCGGCGTAGGCATTGCCTTTGCGGCTCTGCGAGAGACGCATGCGCTGGAGCACATTCACTTCTCGCGCCTTGCGCCCAATCGCGTACTCGCCGTGGTGGTGACGGTCAGCGGAGTGGTGCTGGACCGCATGCTGCTGCTGGACCACGACCTGTCGAGCGCGGAGCTGGAAGTCTCAAGCCGCTTTTTGAATGAGAACTTTCATGGCTGGCCGATTGACTCCATTCGGACCGAGCTGAACACGCGGCTGGAATCGGAGCGGAATGAATATGACCGGCTGATGCAGTCGCTGCGCGAGCTGCACCGCAAGGGCGCGCTCGACAACGCCGCCGAGCCGGTGATTTTTGTGGAAGGCGTGGGAAACCTGCTCGATCACGAGGCAGACCGCGACCGGCTGCGTGCCATGCTGGCGGCGCTGGAGACCAAGCAGCGGCTGATCGAGCTGCTGACGGCTTATCTCGACGCGCGGCAGAAGAACGTGCGTGTGGTGGTGGGCCTGGAAGAAGCCATGCCGGAGATGGAAAACCTGGTGCTGATTGGCGCGCCGGCCCGCGTGGGCGAAGAGAGTATGGGCACGGTTGCTGTGCTGGCCCCGACGCGCATCCATTATCAGGAGACGATTGGAGCCGTCTCCTACATTGCCCAGTTGTCTGCCCGTCTGCTGCAGCCGCCGCAATAG
- a CDS encoding GlcG/HbpS family heme-binding protein — MFDTVNLEDARRVIAAAEKKAAAIGQPMNIAVADAGGNLVAHVRMDGAWLGSIDISIKKAYTSRAFDIATKDLATHSQSGNQFFGIHASNNGKIMIFAGGIPLKRDGRVVGAIGVSGGSGEQDHAVAEAGAAAL; from the coding sequence ATGTTTGACACTGTGAATCTGGAAGACGCGCGCCGCGTGATCGCCGCCGCCGAGAAGAAAGCGGCCGCCATTGGCCAGCCCATGAACATTGCCGTGGCCGATGCCGGAGGCAACCTGGTGGCGCATGTCCGGATGGATGGAGCGTGGCTTGGCTCGATCGATATTTCGATCAAGAAGGCTTACACCTCCCGCGCCTTTGACATTGCCACGAAAGATCTGGCGACACACTCGCAATCGGGCAACCAGTTTTTCGGCATTCACGCCTCAAACAACGGCAAGATCATGATTTTTGCCGGCGGCATTCCCCTCAAGCGCGACGGGCGCGTGGTGGGCGCGATTGGCGTGAGCGGCGGCTCGGGCGAGCAGGATCACGCGGTGGCCGAAGCAGGAGCCGCGGCCCTGTAA
- a CDS encoding cytochrome b/b6 domain-containing protein: MGDSAITASALRAPQSAGEAAHAPERHALLVRVTHWATALCFFALLLSGVEILLSHPRFYWGETGDDWSKPLFQLPVPSSRDMVPTRYHFVLPDQNGWSRYLHFEAAWLLVFTGLIYVAWGLWSGHFRGNLWPAENRSGWRAALRVHLGFRKPAEAEAHSYNPLQRIAYLAVIFGLVPLVVWTGLAMSLSFDAAFPWAVELLGGQQSARTLHFFDSIALTLFVFFHLLMVARAGFLRRTCAMITGRVSGGKSNQEAA; this comes from the coding sequence ATGGGAGACTCAGCCATCACCGCCAGCGCTCTGAGAGCCCCGCAATCCGCAGGCGAAGCGGCGCACGCCCCAGAGCGGCATGCCCTGCTGGTGCGGGTGACGCATTGGGCCACGGCCCTGTGCTTCTTTGCGCTATTGCTCTCCGGTGTTGAAATTCTCCTCTCACATCCGCGTTTCTACTGGGGCGAGACGGGCGATGACTGGAGCAAGCCGCTCTTCCAGTTGCCCGTGCCTTCTTCCCGGGACATGGTGCCCACCCGCTACCATTTCGTGCTTCCCGATCAGAACGGCTGGAGCCGCTATCTGCACTTTGAAGCCGCATGGCTGCTCGTCTTCACAGGATTGATCTATGTGGCCTGGGGTTTGTGGAGCGGCCACTTCCGCGGAAACCTATGGCCTGCAGAGAACCGCAGTGGCTGGCGGGCCGCTCTGCGCGTCCACCTCGGTTTTCGCAAGCCCGCCGAGGCCGAGGCGCACTCTTACAATCCCCTGCAGCGCATCGCCTATCTCGCGGTCATCTTCGGGCTGGTGCCGCTCGTGGTCTGGACCGGCCTTGCGATGTCGCTGAGCTTTGACGCGGCCTTTCCCTGGGCAGTGGAGCTGCTGGGCGGCCAGCAATCGGCGCGCACGTTGCACTTCTTTGATTCCATCGCGCTCACGCTCTTCGTATTTTTCCATCTGCTGATGGTGGCCCGCGCCGGATTCCTGCGCCGCACCTGCGCCATGATCACGGGCCGGGTCAGCGGCGGCAAAAGCAATCAGGAGGCAGCATGA